A genomic segment from Nocardiopsis sp. Huas11 encodes:
- a CDS encoding superoxide dismutase: MSAPYSLPELTYDYAALEPWISGQIMELHHSKHHATYVAGANTALEQMAEARESGDFGTIPMLEKNLAFHLGGHVNHSIFWQNLSPEGGDKPTGELASAIDDQFGSFDAFRAHFGAAANSIQGSGWAILAYEPLGKRLIIEQLYDQQANIPHSTTPLLMLDMWEHAFYLQYKNVKAEYVKAFWNVVNWADVQARLEKARSVEF, from the coding sequence ATGTCTGCGCCGTACTCGCTGCCCGAACTCACCTACGACTACGCGGCCCTGGAGCCGTGGATCTCCGGTCAGATCATGGAGCTCCACCACTCCAAGCACCACGCCACCTACGTCGCCGGTGCCAACACCGCGCTGGAGCAGATGGCGGAGGCCCGGGAGTCCGGCGACTTCGGCACCATCCCCATGCTCGAGAAGAACCTCGCGTTCCACCTCGGCGGCCACGTCAACCACTCGATCTTCTGGCAGAACCTGTCGCCCGAGGGCGGCGACAAGCCGACCGGCGAGCTGGCCTCGGCCATCGACGACCAGTTCGGCTCCTTCGACGCCTTCCGCGCGCACTTCGGCGCGGCGGCCAACAGCATCCAGGGCTCCGGCTGGGCGATCCTCGCCTACGAGCCCCTGGGCAAGCGCCTGATCATCGAGCAGCTCTACGACCAGCAGGCGAACATCCCGCACAGCACCACCCCGCTGCTGATGCTGGACATGTGGGAGCACGCGTTCTACCTGCAGTACAAGAACGTCAAGGCGGAGTACGTCAAGGCGTTCTGGAACGTGGTCAACTGGGCCGACGTCCAGGCGCGCCTGGAGAAGGCCCGTTCGGTCGAGTTCTAG
- a CDS encoding class I SAM-dependent methyltransferase: MRSLRRGRRPLLIAAGAVALAVLAAPTVLALFALVTVAEALLATGLVVLVGAVAVLALAVRRTRGALREVSQEIRAHTRTVTETLGRDRLETIRALDATRARVNRLSSHSLPKLSREINRAVTTQGRHDYEQHVAWTELSEHLDTAPFMPPLRGWAASPDVLRVLVGHIDRLRPELVVEFGSGASSVWMGYALRRAGGGRLVAVEHDVRYAELSRALIASHGLDDIVEVRTAPLTEIGAVTVTVGDERISTADRWYDTSVLEDLEGIGLVFVDGPPKATGRHARYPALPTLLPRCTEDVVFVLDDADRPDERAIGDRWLAEHPELHRTEAHAEKGAHVFSRKGV, encoded by the coding sequence ATGCGATCGCTTCGACGCGGACGCCGTCCCCTCCTCATCGCCGCCGGGGCGGTCGCCCTCGCGGTCTTGGCCGCCCCGACCGTCCTGGCCCTGTTCGCGCTTGTGACAGTCGCCGAGGCCCTCCTCGCCACCGGCCTGGTCGTGCTGGTCGGCGCGGTGGCCGTCCTGGCTTTGGCCGTGCGCCGCACGCGCGGCGCGTTGCGCGAGGTGTCCCAGGAGATCCGGGCGCACACCCGCACGGTCACCGAGACGCTCGGCCGCGACCGGCTGGAGACCATCCGCGCCCTGGACGCCACCCGCGCCCGGGTCAACCGCCTCTCGTCACACTCCCTGCCGAAGCTGTCGCGCGAGATCAACCGTGCCGTCACCACCCAGGGCCGCCACGACTACGAGCAGCACGTGGCCTGGACCGAGCTGAGCGAGCACCTCGACACCGCGCCCTTCATGCCGCCGCTGCGCGGCTGGGCCGCCTCCCCGGACGTGCTCCGCGTGCTGGTGGGCCACATCGACCGGCTGCGCCCCGAGCTGGTCGTGGAGTTCGGCAGCGGCGCCTCCAGCGTCTGGATGGGCTACGCCCTGCGCCGCGCCGGCGGCGGCCGGCTCGTCGCCGTCGAGCACGACGTCCGCTACGCCGAGCTGAGTCGCGCGCTCATCGCCTCCCACGGGCTGGACGACATCGTCGAGGTCCGCACCGCGCCCCTGACGGAGATCGGGGCCGTCACCGTCACCGTCGGCGACGAGCGGATCTCCACCGCCGACCGCTGGTACGACACCTCCGTCCTGGAGGACCTGGAGGGCATCGGCCTGGTGTTCGTCGACGGACCGCCCAAGGCCACCGGCCGCCACGCCCGCTACCCCGCGCTCCCCACCCTGCTGCCCCGCTGCACGGAGGACGTCGTGTTCGTACTGGACGATGCCGACCGGCCCGACGAGCGCGCCATCGGCGACCGCTGGCTGGCCGAGCACCCCGAACTCCACCGGACCGAGGCGCACGCCGAGAAGGGGGCGCACGTGTTCAGCCGCAAGGGCGTCTGA
- the bioD gene encoding dethiobiotin synthase — MRILVVTGTGTEVGKTVVTAAVAAAARGAGRRVAVLKPAQTGVAPGAPGDADEVARLVPGVSTDELVRYPDPLAPATAAARCGAGCVRAEEVADAATRLAADHDLVLVEGAGGLLVRLNAEGETLADAAVLLSAPVLVVARPDLGTLNATALTGEALRSRGVGPVGVVVGSWPCEPDLAVRCNLEDLPTMGAGPLLGAVPEGSGGLDAPAFAATARSALAPALGGTWDAAAFAARYPA; from the coding sequence GTGAGGATCCTGGTGGTGACCGGCACCGGTACCGAGGTGGGCAAGACCGTGGTCACGGCCGCGGTCGCCGCCGCGGCACGGGGCGCCGGACGGCGGGTGGCGGTCCTCAAGCCCGCGCAGACGGGGGTCGCCCCCGGCGCACCAGGGGACGCCGACGAGGTCGCGCGGCTGGTCCCGGGCGTGTCCACCGACGAGCTCGTCCGCTACCCCGACCCCCTGGCCCCCGCGACCGCCGCCGCCCGGTGCGGGGCGGGGTGCGTGCGGGCCGAGGAGGTCGCGGACGCCGCGACGCGTCTGGCCGCCGACCACGACCTGGTCCTGGTCGAGGGGGCGGGCGGCCTGCTGGTGCGGCTCAACGCAGAGGGAGAGACGCTCGCCGACGCGGCCGTCCTGTTGTCGGCGCCGGTCCTGGTGGTGGCACGCCCCGACCTGGGCACGCTCAACGCTACGGCGCTGACCGGGGAGGCCCTGCGCTCCCGCGGCGTGGGCCCGGTCGGCGTCGTCGTGGGCTCCTGGCCGTGCGAGCCCGACCTGGCGGTCCGCTGCAACCTGGAGGACCTGCCGACGATGGGCGCCGGCCCCCTGCTGGGCGCGGTCCCGGAGGGCAGCGGCGGCCTGGACGCCCCGGCGTTCGCCGCCACGGCCCGGTCCGCCCTGGCCCCGGCCCTCGGCGGCACCTGGGACGCCGCCGCCTTCGCCGCCCGATACCCGGCCTGA
- a CDS encoding glycosyltransferase family 2 protein, with translation MITTALRNALRTRGREPAVLCHAGAHESARAPLDRLPLRPTDRLVDLDAHPMGESVLGDQEAGLVAVVAATSTDLHRALTVSVHLPRAVHLVVALVATSGLQEPPIPAAPGMGQWRDIQELRVRRVGRRGWLCELFFPNAIESCEVLDAVLHGTRGRRRGPAVAPLAALNGPEAALWRPGDTGVHGVDASGPVPLRRVTPVGDLALRVSEEPAPEWTDGTVPVLDRATTSADSWAAIAGETARARQVSEAAATPADERVHEIAPIDELTVNPMGFSRIAKGRLADLTVHGPHAVVREGDEDLVKVAADGTVTDVDLARLRHLGGVRVDWSGHTGPSAAVRAVVSLAAGGVPLLSGPVPAWAAGLGTALTDLVTGAAEADVADPLRREEYSVRLRRAALRTHGRRSRWRALAARAGVPLPPEPTVSVILCTRRPEMVGFALAQIARQRGVSVEVVLTLHGFPASLPEVASAIAGFRDTGVPLTVHEADADQIFGTVLNDAVSRTSGDLVSKWDDDDWYGPDHLADLVLARAYSGGELVGVGQDFVYLQEADLTLWRSRRSEAATRFIAGGTILTDRVVLEEVGGFRPLPRAIDTQLLIAVIRGGGRLYRAHGLGYVLRRTGGGHTWSEDMSFFLHDHTQQWSGWCPSALLEGEPAPLGQPATEYTGGLR, from the coding sequence ATGATCACCACCGCACTCCGCAACGCCCTGCGCACACGCGGCCGGGAACCCGCCGTGCTGTGCCACGCGGGCGCTCACGAGAGCGCGCGCGCACCCCTGGACCGCCTGCCGCTGCGGCCCACCGACCGCCTCGTCGACCTGGACGCGCACCCCATGGGCGAGTCCGTCCTCGGCGACCAGGAGGCGGGCCTGGTCGCGGTGGTCGCCGCCACCTCCACCGACCTGCACCGGGCCCTCACGGTGAGCGTGCACCTGCCGCGCGCCGTCCACCTGGTCGTCGCCCTGGTCGCCACCAGCGGCCTCCAGGAGCCGCCGATCCCCGCCGCGCCGGGTATGGGGCAGTGGCGCGACATCCAGGAGCTGCGGGTCCGCCGGGTCGGCCGGCGCGGGTGGCTCTGCGAACTGTTCTTCCCCAACGCCATCGAGTCCTGCGAGGTGCTCGACGCGGTCCTGCACGGCACACGCGGCCGCCGCCGCGGCCCCGCCGTCGCGCCCCTCGCCGCCCTCAACGGGCCCGAGGCCGCGCTGTGGCGGCCCGGCGACACCGGCGTCCACGGCGTGGACGCCTCCGGCCCCGTCCCGCTGCGCCGGGTCACCCCCGTGGGAGACCTCGCGCTGCGCGTGTCCGAGGAGCCCGCGCCGGAGTGGACCGACGGGACCGTCCCCGTGCTGGACCGCGCCACCACCTCCGCCGACTCCTGGGCCGCGATCGCCGGGGAGACCGCCCGTGCCCGCCAGGTCAGCGAGGCGGCCGCTACCCCCGCGGACGAGCGTGTCCACGAGATCGCGCCGATCGACGAGCTCACGGTCAACCCCATGGGGTTCTCCCGGATCGCCAAGGGCCGGCTCGCCGACCTGACGGTCCACGGCCCGCACGCGGTCGTCCGCGAAGGGGACGAGGACCTGGTCAAGGTCGCGGCGGACGGGACGGTCACCGACGTCGACCTCGCCCGGCTGCGGCACCTGGGCGGCGTCCGCGTCGACTGGTCCGGGCACACCGGGCCGAGCGCCGCCGTGCGCGCGGTGGTCTCGCTGGCCGCGGGCGGGGTGCCGCTGCTGAGCGGCCCGGTGCCCGCCTGGGCCGCCGGACTGGGCACCGCCCTGACCGACCTCGTCACCGGGGCCGCGGAGGCCGACGTGGCCGACCCGCTGCGCCGGGAGGAGTACAGCGTCCGGCTGCGCCGCGCGGCCCTGCGCACCCACGGCCGCCGGTCCCGCTGGCGGGCCCTGGCCGCCCGGGCGGGCGTGCCGCTCCCGCCCGAGCCGACGGTGTCGGTGATCCTGTGCACCCGCCGCCCGGAGATGGTCGGGTTCGCACTCGCCCAGATCGCCCGGCAGCGCGGCGTGTCCGTCGAGGTGGTCCTCACCCTGCACGGCTTCCCCGCGAGCCTGCCCGAGGTGGCCTCCGCCATCGCCGGGTTCCGGGACACGGGCGTGCCGCTGACCGTGCACGAGGCCGACGCGGACCAGATCTTCGGCACGGTCCTCAACGACGCCGTCAGCCGCACCTCCGGCGACCTCGTCTCCAAGTGGGACGACGACGACTGGTACGGCCCCGACCACCTGGCCGACCTCGTCCTGGCCCGCGCCTACTCCGGCGGCGAGCTCGTCGGCGTCGGCCAGGACTTCGTCTACCTCCAGGAGGCCGACCTGACCCTGTGGCGCAGCCGCCGGTCCGAGGCGGCCACCCGGTTCATCGCCGGAGGCACCATCCTCACCGACCGGGTGGTCCTGGAGGAGGTCGGCGGCTTCCGGCCGCTGCCGCGCGCCATCGACACACAGCTGCTCATCGCCGTCATCCGGGGCGGCGGCCGGCTCTACCGTGCCCACGGGCTCGGGTACGTGCTCCGCCGCACCGGCGGGGGCCACACCTGGTCCGAGGACATGTCCTTCTTCCTGCACGACCACACGCAACAGTGGTCCGGCTGGTGCCCGAGCGCCCTCCTGGAGGGGGAACCGGCGCCACTGGGCCAGCCCGCCACCGAGTACACGGGGGGACTCCGTTGA
- a CDS encoding adenosylmethionine--8-amino-7-oxononanoate transaminase codes for MTSTLRDPARVRAADRAHLWHPYTTVPAAEEPYVVTGARGTRLDLWSDGVTHSVVDGMASWWSAIHGYGHPALDAAVRTQVDAFGHVMFGGLTHGPAADLGRALVEITPAGLEHVFLADSGSVSVEVAMKMCLQYHRSTGRPERRRFLTWRGGYHGDTFHAMSVCDPDGGMHALWGDVLPRQVHGPAPAGGFDTAVDPAWAAEFERLAAEHADTLAAVIVEPVVQGAGGMRFHHPGHLRELRRIADEYGLLLVFDEIATGFGRTGELFAADHAGVTPDIMCLGKALTGGYLTLAATLCTPRVAHGIAEGEVPVLAHGPTFMGNPLACATALASVELLTGGDWRADVRRIESGLREGLAAAESLPGVREVRVLGAIGVVELDEPVRMREATRAAVAAGVWLRPFRNHVYAMPPYVCTDEDVAAITAGMVAATEASLEAL; via the coding sequence ATGACCTCGACCCTCCGTGACCCCGCGCGTGTGCGCGCGGCGGACCGCGCCCACCTGTGGCATCCGTACACGACCGTCCCCGCAGCCGAGGAACCGTACGTGGTCACCGGCGCGCGGGGCACGCGGTTGGACCTGTGGTCGGACGGCGTGACGCACAGCGTCGTCGACGGCATGGCGTCGTGGTGGTCGGCGATCCACGGCTACGGACACCCCGCGCTGGACGCGGCGGTGCGCACGCAGGTGGACGCGTTCGGCCACGTGATGTTCGGCGGACTGACCCACGGGCCGGCCGCGGATCTAGGCCGGGCCCTGGTCGAGATCACTCCCGCGGGGCTGGAGCACGTCTTCCTCGCCGACTCCGGTTCGGTGTCGGTGGAGGTCGCGATGAAGATGTGCCTGCAGTACCACCGCTCCACCGGCCGCCCCGAGCGCCGCCGCTTCCTGACCTGGCGCGGCGGCTACCACGGCGACACCTTCCACGCGATGAGCGTGTGCGACCCCGACGGCGGCATGCACGCCCTGTGGGGCGACGTCCTGCCGCGCCAGGTGCACGGGCCCGCCCCGGCCGGAGGGTTCGACACCGCGGTCGATCCGGCCTGGGCCGCGGAGTTCGAGCGGCTGGCCGCCGAACACGCCGACACGCTGGCCGCGGTGATCGTGGAGCCCGTGGTGCAGGGAGCGGGCGGGATGCGCTTCCACCATCCCGGCCACCTGCGCGAGCTGCGGCGCATCGCCGACGAGTACGGCCTGCTGCTGGTCTTCGACGAGATCGCCACGGGCTTCGGACGTACCGGTGAGCTCTTCGCCGCCGACCACGCCGGGGTCACTCCCGACATCATGTGCCTGGGCAAGGCCCTGACCGGCGGCTACCTCACGCTGGCCGCGACCCTGTGCACGCCCCGGGTGGCCCATGGCATCGCCGAGGGGGAGGTGCCGGTCCTGGCGCACGGTCCCACGTTCATGGGCAACCCACTGGCCTGCGCCACCGCACTGGCCTCCGTCGAACTGCTCACCGGCGGCGACTGGCGGGCCGACGTGCGCCGGATCGAGTCCGGGCTGCGCGAGGGGCTGGCGGCGGCCGAGTCGCTGCCGGGGGTGCGCGAGGTGCGCGTGCTGGGTGCGATCGGCGTCGTGGAACTGGACGAACCGGTGCGCATGCGCGAGGCCACGCGCGCGGCGGTGGCCGCGGGCGTGTGGCTGCGCCCCTTCCGCAACCACGTCTACGCCATGCCTCCCTACGTGTGCACCGACGAGGACGTCGCGGCGATCACGGCGGGCATGGTCGCCGCGACCGAGGCGTCGCTGGAGGCGCTGTGA
- a CDS encoding DUF3291 domain-containing protein produces MPSLTPFQRTAADHARPTTVSAARPVSATARGTVLAEARTLIAPGGDHCALFSLVLAMRRRAEDHAGLVDEVHFSDEGNRVRIVSRWRSAEDLRAFVDQAHDDLLDYRAASGAFPTVERTLWWTAADTEVTAAEADRRSEHLRAHGPGPNAFTLGSPVPPPADRRVR; encoded by the coding sequence ATGCCGTCCCTCACCCCGTTCCAGCGCACCGCGGCCGACCACGCCAGGCCGACCACCGTCTCGGCCGCCCGGCCGGTCTCCGCGACCGCGCGGGGAACGGTCCTGGCGGAGGCACGGACGCTCATCGCCCCCGGCGGCGACCACTGCGCACTGTTCTCACTGGTCCTGGCCATGCGTCGGCGCGCCGAGGACCATGCCGGCCTGGTGGACGAGGTCCATTTCTCCGACGAGGGGAACCGCGTCCGGATCGTGTCGCGCTGGCGGTCGGCCGAGGACCTGCGCGCCTTCGTGGACCAGGCGCACGACGACCTGCTCGACTACCGGGCGGCGAGCGGTGCCTTCCCCACGGTGGAGCGGACCCTGTGGTGGACCGCGGCCGACACCGAGGTGACGGCCGCGGAGGCCGACCGGCGCTCCGAGCACCTGCGCGCGCACGGCCCGGGCCCGAACGCCTTCACCCTGGGCTCTCCCGTCCCCCCGCCGGCGGACCGCCGGGTCCGCTGA
- a CDS encoding acyltransferase family protein produces the protein MSVPAPGAAAAPADAPSTTGSARPGRTGHRPEIEGLRAIAVVLVAVYHIWFGRVSGGVDVFLLLTGFLITGSLMRALERDGRIGFVAFWTRLIRRLAPAAAVALVGVLVATYVWLPRSRWADILSEVRAAALYHENWALARAAVDYLARDAAPSPVQHFWSLSIQGQFYVLWPILLTLAALVAARARVPVRHAVLSAVAAVFVCSLAYSVWITDSNQAWAYFDTGARLWELALGAILALTIHRFDLPARLRTVMGWVGLVGLVTCGLLLPVATLFPGYVALWPTGAAVLVILAGTTGSRFGADRLLTWRPLTSLGGLSYALYLWHWPVLVCYLYVTDRALASLSGGALVLGLSLALAWATHAVVEGGTDRLTRAARRRTPAWSLGLAAAFLVPVLALSLVWSADIADDQRIRREQAGEPESYPGALMVAESDALEDLDALPVLPDPADAKMDLSTHHTQGCHVNLASTDLVVCDVGPADAEHTLAMVGASRTAHWYPAVAAAAEKQGWRLVSFTKSGCQFSTDTPYREGEVFTECQKWDAKAMAELERLRPDAVFTSSTRATPAGETIPEGYGERWLQLREWGIDVVGMRDLPRLSYQSAECVERGNPDRCTSPSTYSQASTDPVAEADLPDNVTTMDLTAYVCPSGECDAVVGNVLVFWDHSHMTATYARTLAPMVEEALLEATGW, from the coding sequence ATGTCTGTTCCTGCTCCCGGGGCCGCCGCCGCGCCAGCGGACGCCCCTTCCACGACCGGATCCGCTCGCCCGGGCCGTACCGGTCACCGGCCCGAGATCGAGGGCCTGCGCGCCATCGCCGTCGTCCTCGTGGCCGTCTACCACATCTGGTTCGGCCGGGTCTCCGGCGGCGTGGACGTCTTCCTGCTGCTGACCGGCTTCCTCATCACCGGTTCGCTGATGCGCGCCCTCGAACGTGACGGCCGCATCGGCTTCGTGGCCTTCTGGACCCGCCTGATCCGGCGGCTGGCCCCCGCCGCCGCGGTCGCCCTGGTCGGCGTCCTCGTCGCCACGTACGTGTGGCTGCCCCGCTCGCGGTGGGCCGACATCCTGTCCGAGGTGCGCGCCGCCGCCCTCTACCACGAGAACTGGGCGCTGGCCCGCGCCGCGGTCGACTACCTGGCCAGGGACGCCGCGCCCAGTCCGGTCCAGCACTTCTGGTCGCTGTCCATCCAGGGCCAGTTCTACGTGCTGTGGCCGATCCTGCTCACCCTGGCCGCCCTCGTGGCCGCCCGCGCCCGCGTGCCGGTCCGGCACGCGGTGCTGTCCGCGGTCGCCGCCGTCTTCGTGTGCTCCCTGGCCTACTCGGTGTGGATCACCGACTCCAACCAGGCCTGGGCCTACTTCGACACCGGCGCCCGCCTGTGGGAGCTGGCCCTGGGTGCGATCCTGGCCCTGACCATCCACCGGTTCGACCTGCCGGCCCGCCTGCGCACCGTGATGGGCTGGGTCGGCCTGGTCGGCCTCGTCACCTGCGGCCTCCTGCTGCCGGTGGCCACGCTCTTTCCCGGCTACGTCGCCCTGTGGCCCACCGGCGCCGCCGTCCTGGTGATCCTGGCGGGGACCACCGGCAGCCGGTTCGGCGCGGACCGCCTGCTCACCTGGCGCCCGCTCACCTCCCTGGGCGGGCTGTCCTACGCGCTGTACCTGTGGCACTGGCCGGTCCTGGTCTGCTACCTCTACGTCACCGACCGCGCGCTGGCCAGCCTCTCCGGCGGGGCCCTGGTGCTGGGGCTGTCCCTGGCCCTGGCGTGGGCGACGCACGCGGTGGTCGAGGGCGGCACGGACCGCCTCACCCGGGCGGCCCGGCGCCGCACGCCCGCCTGGTCCCTGGGCCTGGCCGCCGCCTTCCTGGTGCCCGTGCTGGCCCTGTCCCTGGTGTGGTCGGCGGACATCGCCGACGACCAGCGCATCCGCAGGGAGCAGGCGGGGGAGCCGGAGAGCTACCCGGGCGCGCTCATGGTCGCCGAGTCGGACGCGCTGGAGGACCTGGACGCCCTACCGGTCCTGCCCGACCCCGCCGACGCCAAGATGGACCTGTCCACGCACCACACCCAGGGCTGCCACGTCAACCTGGCCTCCACCGACCTGGTGGTGTGCGACGTCGGTCCGGCCGACGCCGAGCACACCCTGGCCATGGTCGGGGCCTCCCGCACCGCCCACTGGTACCCGGCCGTGGCCGCGGCGGCGGAGAAGCAAGGGTGGCGCCTGGTGTCCTTCACCAAGAGCGGCTGCCAGTTCAGCACCGACACCCCCTACCGGGAAGGCGAGGTGTTCACCGAGTGCCAGAAGTGGGACGCCAAGGCCATGGCGGAGCTGGAGCGGCTGCGCCCCGACGCGGTGTTCACCTCCTCCACCCGCGCCACACCGGCCGGTGAGACCATCCCGGAGGGGTACGGCGAGCGCTGGCTCCAGCTGCGGGAGTGGGGCATCGACGTCGTCGGCATGCGCGACCTGCCGCGGCTGAGCTACCAGAGCGCGGAGTGCGTGGAGCGCGGGAACCCGGACCGGTGCACCTCGCCCTCGACCTACAGCCAGGCGTCCACGGACCCGGTGGCCGAGGCCGACCTGCCCGACAACGTCACGACGATGGACCTGACCGCCTACGTGTGTCCTTCCGGCGAGTGCGACGCCGTCGTGGGTAACGTGCTGGTGTTCTGGGATCACTCGCACATGACCGCGACCTACGCTCGTACGCTCGCGCCGATGGTCGAGGAGGCCCTGCTGGAGGCCACCGGATGGTGA
- a CDS encoding PLP-dependent aminotransferase family protein, with protein sequence MDSSREVGVLVDHLGAWTAGSGALYRRLADALHGLVVQGTVLTGERLPSERALASALRISRTTVVSAYDALRTEGVLESRQGSGTRVSASVGPVRSDGWAPGSVANPMYQNLLRETPRVISAACMRTPALSIVEEAVREVVDRDLPALMAEESYHPRGLPVLRQAIADHYERQGLPTTPDQIVVTTGAHQAVALISQLYLRKGSPVVTEDPGFAGCLDLMRDQGAAFHPVSLDDQGIEPNALRRAIVDYAPHLLYVMPSYHNPTGRLMSAARRREIGELAARYGTPVLEDSAYTGLRAENEPPPLAAFAPRGTEVITVESLTKVGWAGLRLGWLRAPAEIAMRLSRRKVLADLGSPLLDQAVAVRLLPRYEELAAARSDQLRESLHRMEALLGEAVPTWRWERPDGGAALWVKLPGVNARAFAQVALCHDVELIPGPMMSASEDGRYAEYFRLPFAFDEATARELVWRLGRAWCELDRHGPVVGDPDRLVV encoded by the coding sequence ATGGACTCTTCTCGTGAAGTGGGCGTGCTGGTGGACCACCTCGGTGCGTGGACGGCCGGCAGCGGAGCCCTCTACCGGCGCCTCGCCGACGCGCTGCACGGCCTGGTCGTGCAGGGGACCGTCCTGACGGGGGAGCGGCTGCCCTCCGAGCGGGCGCTCGCCTCCGCGCTGCGGATCAGCCGCACCACCGTCGTGTCGGCCTACGACGCCCTGCGCACGGAGGGGGTCCTGGAGAGCCGGCAGGGCAGCGGCACCCGTGTCAGCGCCAGCGTGGGACCGGTCCGCAGTGACGGCTGGGCGCCCGGCAGCGTCGCCAACCCGATGTACCAGAACCTGCTGCGCGAGACCCCGCGCGTCATCTCCGCGGCCTGCATGCGCACCCCGGCGCTGAGCATCGTGGAGGAGGCCGTCCGCGAGGTCGTCGACCGGGACCTGCCCGCCCTCATGGCGGAGGAGAGCTACCACCCGCGGGGGCTGCCCGTCCTGCGCCAGGCCATCGCCGACCACTACGAGCGGCAGGGCCTGCCCACCACGCCCGACCAGATCGTGGTCACCACCGGCGCCCACCAGGCCGTCGCCCTCATCTCCCAGCTCTACCTGCGCAAGGGCTCACCGGTGGTCACGGAGGATCCCGGGTTCGCCGGATGCCTGGACCTCATGCGCGACCAGGGGGCGGCCTTCCACCCGGTCTCGCTCGACGACCAGGGCATCGAGCCGAACGCGCTCCGCCGCGCCATCGTCGACTACGCGCCCCACCTGCTGTACGTGATGCCCTCGTACCACAACCCCACCGGCCGGCTCATGAGCGCGGCCCGGCGGCGCGAGATCGGCGAACTGGCCGCCCGGTACGGCACGCCCGTCCTGGAGGACAGCGCCTACACCGGTCTGCGCGCCGAAAACGAGCCGCCTCCGCTCGCCGCGTTCGCCCCGCGCGGCACGGAGGTCATCACCGTCGAGTCGCTGACCAAGGTGGGATGGGCGGGGCTCCGGCTGGGCTGGCTGCGGGCCCCGGCGGAGATCGCCATGCGGCTCAGCCGCCGCAAGGTCCTGGCCGACCTGGGCAGTCCGCTGCTCGACCAGGCGGTCGCGGTGCGCCTGCTGCCGCGCTACGAGGAGCTCGCCGCCGCGCGCTCCGATCAGCTGCGGGAGTCGCTGCACCGGATGGAGGCGCTGCTGGGCGAGGCGGTGCCCACCTGGCGGTGGGAGCGGCCCGACGGCGGAGCCGCCCTGTGGGTGAAGCTGCCCGGGGTCAACGCCCGGGCCTTCGCGCAGGTGGCCCTGTGCCACGACGTCGAGCTGATCCCCGGACCCATGATGTCGGCCTCGGAGGACGGGCGGTACGCGGAGTACTTCCGTCTGCCCTTCGCCTTCGACGAGGCCACCGCCCGGGAGCTGGTCTGGCGGCTCGGGCGCGCCTGGTGCGAACTCGACCGGCACGGCCCGGTGGTCGGTGACCCGGACCGGCTCGTCGTGTGA